A region of Paenibacillus sp. JNUCC-31 DNA encodes the following proteins:
- a CDS encoding ABC transporter substrate-binding protein, producing the protein MLNTKKWVTLLCLSLLMFATACSGGTSEPSASSNEGGKSDSSGNIELRMTWWGSQTRHDLTTKVIKLFEEKHPGITIKPEYSGWDGYFDKLTTQVAGSNAPDIIQMDYAFLTDFARRGALLDLTPFAESKELRTEDHDKSMLKAGSIDDKLYAITLGVNAPGVIYDATVFQELGIEEPQESWTWEDFSNIAAKIAAEKGDGFYGSADVSGTTNMFEVFIRQTGKGLFDGGTMTATSEELQQWFDMWGALRENGGATSAEVTASTTNALETRPISLGTAAMDFAWSNQLLTFQQVNKNQDHKLGIQVLPHGVGEKQIGEYLKAGQFLSGYAKTKHPKEVAMFIDFMVNDPEATAILGSERGVPVNASIREKMQPTLPEAEQAIFQFIDVVSKNSSEIDPPYPQGFSEVDTSFKSASEQIAFGQGSTPDVIAQFIEGAKATLASSQ; encoded by the coding sequence ATGTTGAATACCAAAAAGTGGGTAACCCTGTTATGCCTGTCCCTACTCATGTTTGCTACAGCCTGTTCAGGAGGAACTTCAGAACCTTCAGCTTCATCTAATGAGGGGGGCAAAAGTGACTCTTCCGGCAATATTGAACTTCGCATGACCTGGTGGGGATCACAGACTCGCCACGATCTCACGACCAAAGTGATCAAGCTATTTGAAGAGAAACACCCCGGCATTACCATCAAACCGGAATATTCCGGTTGGGATGGTTACTTTGACAAGCTGACCACACAGGTAGCTGGTTCCAATGCGCCGGATATCATACAGATGGATTACGCTTTTCTAACCGATTTTGCCCGCCGTGGTGCGCTTCTTGACCTGACTCCATTTGCTGAAAGCAAAGAGCTGCGTACAGAGGATCATGACAAGAGCATGCTCAAAGCCGGATCGATTGATGATAAATTATACGCGATTACATTGGGTGTAAATGCACCAGGTGTCATCTATGATGCGACCGTATTCCAGGAGCTTGGCATTGAGGAGCCGCAGGAAAGCTGGACTTGGGAAGATTTCAGCAATATCGCTGCCAAAATTGCAGCAGAGAAGGGTGATGGTTTCTACGGTTCGGCGGATGTTTCGGGAACCACCAACATGTTTGAGGTATTTATTCGGCAAACAGGCAAGGGGCTATTTGATGGTGGCACGATGACAGCAACCAGCGAGGAGCTTCAGCAGTGGTTCGACATGTGGGGTGCACTTCGTGAGAACGGGGGCGCTACCTCTGCGGAAGTGACAGCATCCACAACGAATGCGCTGGAAACACGCCCGATCTCGCTTGGTACAGCTGCCATGGATTTTGCGTGGTCTAATCAATTGCTGACGTTCCAGCAGGTGAACAAAAACCAGGACCATAAGCTTGGGATACAAGTACTTCCGCACGGTGTGGGGGAAAAGCAAATCGGTGAATACCTGAAAGCAGGTCAGTTCCTGTCCGGTTATGCCAAAACAAAACATCCGAAGGAAGTGGCGATGTTTATCGACTTCATGGTGAATGATCCCGAAGCGACCGCCATTCTCGGTTCGGAGCGCGGAGTACCCGTCAATGCCAGCATCCGTGAGAAGATGCAGCCTACGCTGCCCGAAGCGGAGCAAGCCATCTTCCAATTTATCGATGTAGTATCGAAGAACTCCAGTGAGATTGATCCGCCATACCCGCAAGGATTCTCCGAAGTGGATACCAGCTTCAAGAGTGCAAGTGAGCAGATCGCCTTTGGTCAAGGCAGCACACCGGATGTGATTGCCCAGTTCATTGAAGGGGCTAAGGCGACACTTGCATCAAGTCAATAA
- a CDS encoding carbohydrate ABC transporter permease: MSTTQVSQARTEHVTARRVKRRYAHNGAALLFLAPWLVGLLFLTLGPMLVSLYISFTDYSILAAPSWVGLDNYTTMFTSDKLFTQSLKVTFTYVAVSVPIKLIFALLVAMLLNKGIRGLGIYRTVYYIPTLLGGSVAIAMLWRKMLGGDGLLNGVLAMIGIKAPDWVANPKYALYSIVLLSVWQFGSSMIIFLAGLKQIPPEYDEASAVDGAGPLRRFFYITLPILSPVIFFNLVMQLITSFQSFTQAFVISNGSGGPVNSTLMYSLYLYKKGFSFFQMGYASAMAWVLVILIGVFTLLVFRSSKLWVHYEDGGKS, from the coding sequence ATGAGTACAACACAGGTCAGCCAAGCCCGAACCGAGCATGTAACAGCCCGGCGGGTAAAACGGAGATACGCCCATAATGGAGCTGCACTTCTGTTTCTAGCCCCATGGCTGGTTGGATTATTGTTTCTTACACTTGGCCCGATGCTCGTTTCCTTATACATTTCGTTCACTGACTACAGTATCCTGGCCGCCCCTTCCTGGGTCGGTCTGGATAACTACACCACGATGTTTACATCGGATAAACTGTTTACCCAATCGCTCAAGGTCACATTTACGTACGTCGCTGTATCCGTACCGATCAAGCTGATCTTTGCCCTGCTGGTGGCGATGCTGTTGAACAAGGGCATCCGAGGGCTTGGCATTTACCGTACGGTGTATTATATTCCAACCCTGCTTGGGGGAAGTGTCGCGATCGCGATGCTGTGGCGCAAAATGCTGGGCGGTGACGGACTGCTCAATGGGGTGCTTGCCATGATCGGCATTAAGGCACCCGATTGGGTCGCGAACCCGAAGTATGCCCTGTATTCGATCGTACTGTTGTCGGTATGGCAGTTCGGATCGTCGATGATTATTTTCCTGGCAGGTTTGAAGCAGATTCCACCTGAGTATGACGAAGCTTCCGCCGTAGATGGAGCAGGCCCACTCCGGAGATTCTTCTATATCACACTGCCGATTCTGTCACCGGTGATCTTTTTCAATCTTGTGATGCAGCTGATTACCTCCTTCCAGTCATTTACTCAGGCATTTGTCATCAGTAACGGCAGCGGAGGGCCCGTCAATTCAACATTAATGTACTCTCTATACCTGTACAAAAAAGGTTTCTCGTTCTTCCAGATGGGTTATGCGTCCGCGATGGCCTGGGTGCTGGTGATCCTGATCGGTGTCTTTACATTGCTGGTATTCCGCAGCAGCAAGCTGTGGGTGCACTATGAGGATGGTGGAAAATCATGA
- a CDS encoding carbohydrate ABC transporter permease, producing MIGQRNSGAWVVAKHVLISVIAFVMLYPVLWMLGSSFKPGHMIFTETWFWPQEWNWQNYINGWTGIQGNPFSRFLTNSVVLSLGAVLGNVISCSMAAYAFARLNFRFKAICFGLMLMTIMLPHHVTLIPQYILFNHLEWVNTYLPLVVPKWLATDAFFIFLMVQFFRGLPKELDEAATIDGCGPVRIYTKIIIPLAFPALVTTMIFTFLWTWDDFFSQLIYLSDVSKYTVPLGLRLFLDSSSQSDWGPMFAMSVLSLVPCFVVFIVCQKYFVEGIATSGLKG from the coding sequence ATGATTGGACAACGAAACTCTGGTGCGTGGGTAGTCGCCAAACATGTACTGATTTCGGTCATTGCCTTTGTGATGCTATATCCGGTGCTCTGGATGCTGGGCAGCTCATTCAAACCGGGACATATGATTTTTACTGAAACATGGTTCTGGCCGCAAGAATGGAATTGGCAAAATTACATTAATGGCTGGACGGGGATTCAGGGCAATCCCTTCTCCCGTTTTCTGACCAACTCGGTCGTCCTGTCGCTGGGTGCTGTGCTCGGCAATGTCATTTCCTGCTCCATGGCAGCGTACGCCTTCGCCAGATTGAATTTTCGTTTCAAAGCGATTTGCTTTGGGCTCATGCTCATGACAATCATGCTGCCACATCATGTGACGCTGATTCCTCAATATATCCTGTTTAACCATCTGGAATGGGTGAATACGTATCTGCCACTGGTGGTGCCGAAATGGCTGGCAACAGATGCATTCTTCATTTTCCTGATGGTTCAGTTCTTCCGGGGATTGCCCAAAGAGCTGGATGAAGCGGCTACAATTGATGGATGCGGTCCTGTACGAATCTACACCAAAATTATCATTCCGCTGGCTTTTCCGGCGCTAGTGACGACAATGATCTTTACCTTTTTGTGGACGTGGGACGATTTCTTCAGCCAGTTGATCTATCTGAGTGATGTCAGCAAATACACAGTACCGCTGGGTCTGCGCCTGTTCCTTGATTCCAGTTCCCAATCGGATTGGGGTCCAATGTTTGCGATGTCAGTACTGTCGCTGGTGCCTTGTTTTGTCGTATTTATCGTGTGTCAAAAGTACTTCGTGGAAGGAATCGCGACCTCCGGGCTCAAAGGGTAA
- a CDS encoding cache domain-containing sensor histidine kinase, translating to MRKRKFSLFLNQKLQQSKLSTLMVTCFIVFNLMLVSVIVWLAYQSFSAVTFTEISNARLALLNESTRRGFDFITGVTGTAYSLASNRELSNLLDTNGTGRLTQIHQRRELSRILDHTLVVSEGITSVEMYTDAFNGVTVTMADRIYPVNTIAGDSWFAALEQADAAWVPLRENESGQSLIGYAQRIFDSRGGTVAYVLIRLSRADIVRRFADMPMVLDGQVLLVDTAGNVVMQMGEDIVEGTSDEDLTLTKGNSKILSSINTSANASATGESEPVVDSAWIQEHAEHGQDGFEVVSGKGGGAQLVLYSRPAMLQWHLVQTIPVHTLLSPMRQAGWQVLGIAVLGLLCSVVLAYLFVRRIVRPLRQLIKRMRQLEKGDFNTRVQLSFTEEYAHLAYGFNHMASQLTALMDQVKEESRAKREAQTGLLEAQIKPHFLYNTLDMIHWRALDYEAKDISRMIVQLSKLLRIGLSGGRLFIRVRDELEHARCYVNIQSERLPFSIDYQEKIDPRVRGCYIPKIILQPFIENAVMHGYPKEGKLRIQIDMGESESSRLSGANDSSTCLLTESSTESSELGSQSMGYRPTVKSANAPKIIIRIRDNGQGLPEGWKLEETSGIGIRNVHQRIQLYCGTGYGVDLCTGELGGVEVTITLPRIETEDQLTLWLGGENE from the coding sequence ATGCGGAAACGAAAATTTTCGTTATTTCTAAATCAAAAGCTGCAACAAAGCAAGCTCTCCACGTTGATGGTGACTTGCTTTATTGTATTTAACCTGATGCTTGTCTCAGTTATTGTCTGGCTGGCGTACCAGTCGTTCTCTGCTGTTACGTTTACCGAGATCAGCAACGCGCGACTAGCTCTCCTGAACGAGAGTACACGCCGTGGTTTTGATTTTATTACAGGGGTGACAGGCACAGCCTACTCTCTGGCGAGCAATCGTGAGCTGTCGAATCTGCTGGATACAAACGGAACGGGAAGGCTGACACAGATCCACCAACGGCGGGAGTTATCCAGAATACTGGATCATACGCTGGTTGTCAGTGAAGGCATTACCTCGGTGGAGATGTATACGGATGCCTTCAACGGGGTCACCGTCACGATGGCTGACCGCATCTATCCAGTGAATACGATTGCCGGCGATTCATGGTTTGCTGCACTGGAGCAGGCGGATGCGGCCTGGGTGCCTTTGCGGGAAAACGAGTCTGGTCAATCGCTGATCGGATACGCGCAGCGAATCTTTGACAGCCGGGGTGGCACGGTGGCGTACGTGCTCATAAGGCTGAGTCGCGCGGACATTGTACGGAGATTTGCGGATATGCCCATGGTACTGGATGGACAGGTGCTGTTGGTGGATACCGCAGGCAATGTCGTCATGCAAATGGGTGAGGACATTGTAGAGGGAACGTCTGATGAAGATTTGACCTTAACCAAAGGTAACTCAAAAATTTTATCTTCTATTAATACCTCTGCAAATGCTTCTGCAACCGGGGAAAGTGAACCTGTTGTAGACAGCGCATGGATTCAGGAGCACGCCGAGCACGGGCAGGACGGATTTGAAGTAGTTTCCGGCAAGGGCGGAGGAGCGCAGCTTGTTTTGTATTCAAGGCCAGCCATGCTTCAGTGGCATCTGGTGCAGACCATTCCTGTGCATACCTTATTATCTCCAATGAGGCAGGCGGGCTGGCAGGTCCTTGGGATAGCCGTACTGGGGTTATTATGCTCGGTTGTACTCGCGTATCTGTTCGTGCGACGGATTGTTCGTCCCTTGCGTCAGCTCATCAAACGGATGAGGCAGCTGGAGAAGGGGGATTTCAATACCCGTGTTCAGTTATCATTCACCGAGGAATATGCCCATTTGGCTTATGGGTTCAACCATATGGCTTCACAGCTGACAGCGTTAATGGATCAGGTCAAGGAAGAGAGCCGCGCGAAGCGTGAAGCCCAGACTGGTTTACTGGAGGCGCAAATTAAACCGCATTTTTTGTACAATACACTCGATATGATCCACTGGCGGGCCCTGGATTATGAAGCCAAGGATATCAGCCGGATGATTGTACAGCTCAGCAAACTGTTACGCATTGGATTGAGCGGTGGCAGGCTGTTTATTCGAGTGCGGGATGAACTGGAGCATGCCCGTTGTTACGTCAACATTCAGTCCGAGCGGTTGCCCTTTTCCATCGACTATCAGGAAAAGATTGATCCACGTGTCCGCGGCTGTTATATTCCCAAGATCATTTTGCAGCCCTTTATAGAAAATGCGGTCATGCATGGGTATCCAAAGGAAGGGAAACTTCGCATACAGATTGATATGGGTGAGTCGGAGAGCAGTCGTCTATCAGGAGCAAATGATTCTTCAACCTGCCTTCTCACCGAATCATCAACGGAGTCATCCGAATTAGGCAGCCAATCTATGGGCTATCGTCCAACCGTAAAGTCTGCTAATGCACCCAAAATCATCATTCGCATTAGAGACAACGGACAGGGCTTGCCTGAAGGCTGGAAACTGGAGGAGACGTCGGGCATCGGTATACGGAATGTACATCAGCGTATTCAACTGTATTGTGGCACCGGGTATGGCGTTGATCTATGTACAGGTGAATTGGGCGGGGTAGAAGTGACCATTACGCTGCCGCGCATTGAAACGGAAGATCAGTTAACTCTGTGGCTGGGCGGTGAAAATGAATGA
- a CDS encoding response regulator, which translates to MKTIMLVDDDPHIVKALTEHIDWPSLGLNIAGTAANGVEALELFQRLRPDLVMTDVYLPGMTGLEVTQKLRRDHPHLPIIILSGYDEFENARAAMRWGVNHFLLKPAGVEEIESVLREVLLEQDVRERHERLEQTYKQEIGRVVPYLRKLFLHELLTTRYQAEELPAQRMEYVGIRMPAQVRAISLQLHRPGFLTRMRERDWQLLRYGAADIIQETVKEQQVVQMSDGQVEIVDYSDQVFVLLLLDVDHLEQMESLLDRMMDQIFTYLKIEMSAGIGTSKGHLCEMMDSYLESREALEKAEFQGGSRVYRYDSSDTLEPCVTDYSLLLRQWNECWADMRTDLAEDIWVHLRTLLDEGSGTSIQDVQVVAVSLFDTLIHSWNRHYPMLAPPLAMSTFLREIQSKYALQDLVCWMDGIIRNWMDQTRKEMGEKKSNKLVEQVKQYVEMHYAEEISFEAIAKGLFVHPKYLSQLFKRVTGENFVSYVNGYRIQRAMELLQSGHYMVYEVSEMTGFRNATYFSQVFKMLTGKSPSEIG; encoded by the coding sequence ATGAAAACGATTATGCTCGTAGACGATGATCCACATATTGTAAAAGCATTGACCGAACATATTGATTGGCCATCCCTTGGCCTCAACATTGCAGGAACGGCAGCCAATGGCGTGGAAGCACTGGAGCTGTTCCAGCGGCTGCGTCCGGATCTTGTCATGACGGACGTCTATTTGCCAGGAATGACAGGACTTGAGGTTACGCAGAAGCTGCGGAGGGATCATCCCCATCTGCCGATTATCATTCTTAGCGGATATGACGAATTCGAGAATGCCAGGGCGGCCATGCGCTGGGGCGTGAATCATTTTTTGCTGAAGCCTGCAGGGGTGGAGGAGATTGAGTCTGTTCTGCGTGAGGTATTACTGGAACAGGATGTGAGGGAGCGGCATGAGCGGCTGGAGCAGACGTACAAACAAGAGATTGGACGGGTGGTTCCTTATCTGCGCAAACTGTTTCTCCATGAGCTGTTGACCACGCGCTATCAGGCAGAGGAATTACCTGCGCAGCGTATGGAATATGTGGGGATTCGCATGCCCGCTCAGGTACGCGCCATCAGTTTGCAGCTTCATCGCCCCGGCTTCCTGACACGAATGAGAGAGCGGGACTGGCAGCTGTTAAGGTATGGGGCAGCGGATATTATTCAGGAGACCGTCAAGGAACAGCAAGTTGTACAGATGTCTGACGGTCAGGTAGAGATTGTGGATTATTCGGATCAGGTATTTGTGCTGCTTCTATTGGACGTGGACCACCTAGAGCAGATGGAGTCCCTACTGGACCGGATGATGGATCAGATTTTTACGTATCTCAAGATCGAAATGAGTGCAGGTATCGGGACGTCCAAAGGTCACTTGTGTGAGATGATGGACTCTTATCTGGAGAGCAGGGAAGCGCTGGAGAAAGCAGAATTTCAGGGCGGGAGCCGGGTTTACCGATATGATTCATCAGATACTTTAGAGCCGTGCGTGACGGATTACTCGCTATTGCTGCGACAATGGAATGAGTGCTGGGCGGATATGAGGACTGATCTGGCAGAGGACATATGGGTTCATCTACGCACTTTGTTGGACGAAGGGAGTGGTACGAGTATTCAGGATGTGCAAGTTGTGGCTGTGAGTCTGTTCGACACGCTGATTCATAGCTGGAACCGGCATTATCCCATGCTGGCACCACCGCTCGCGATGAGTACCTTTTTGCGGGAGATTCAATCCAAATATGCGCTGCAGGATCTGGTATGCTGGATGGACGGCATTATTCGAAACTGGATGGATCAGACACGGAAAGAGATGGGCGAGAAGAAAAGCAATAAACTGGTGGAGCAGGTAAAACAGTACGTTGAAATGCATTATGCTGAAGAGATCAGTTTTGAAGCGATCGCCAAGGGGCTGTTTGTACACCCCAAATATTTGAGTCAGCTGTTCAAGAGAGTAACCGGAGAGAATTTTGTGAGTTATGTGAACGGGTACCGAATTCAACGGGCGATGGAACTGTTACAGTCAGGGCATTACATGGTCTACGAGGTTAGTGAGATGACCGGGTTCCGTAACGCGACATATTTCAGTCAGGTGTTCAAGATGCTTACGGGCAAGAGTCCTTCTGAAATCGGGTAG
- a CDS encoding GNAT family N-acetyltransferase, whose amino-acid sequence MIIDQQEFNVNGLIYSIRSADEKDAGTMSSLRVQMDGETENMDREQGEGFIDSAGFEEIIRLDTGKQRNLFLVAIVKGEIVGYSRCEGVDLKRFSHKVEFGVCIAREFWGYGIGKKLLETSMNWADTNGIEKMTLTVLGTNDKAIELYKRMGFEIEGTLKKDRRHADGQYYDTVVMGRFKS is encoded by the coding sequence ATGATTATTGATCAACAGGAATTTAACGTAAATGGATTGATCTATTCGATTAGGTCTGCCGATGAAAAGGATGCCGGGACAATGTCTTCACTTCGTGTGCAGATGGATGGAGAAACCGAGAATATGGATCGCGAACAAGGCGAAGGGTTTATCGATTCGGCTGGATTTGAAGAGATTATTCGGTTGGACACGGGGAAGCAGAGAAACTTATTTCTCGTGGCCATCGTAAAGGGGGAAATCGTCGGGTATTCCAGATGTGAGGGTGTGGATCTAAAGCGATTTTCTCATAAAGTTGAATTTGGCGTCTGCATAGCGAGAGAGTTCTGGGGTTATGGTATTGGTAAGAAGCTGCTGGAGACCTCAATGAATTGGGCAGATACGAATGGAATTGAGAAGATGACTTTGACCGTACTGGGGACGAATGACAAAGCGATAGAGCTTTACAAAAGAATGGGCTTCGAGATCGAGGGGACGTTGAAAAAGGATCGACGACACGCGGACGGTCAGTATTACGATACTGTTGTGATGGGAAGGTTCAAAAGCTGA
- the iolD gene encoding 3D-(3,5/4)-trihydroxycyclohexane-1,2-dione acylhydrolase (decyclizing), with amino-acid sequence MKTIRLTMAQALLRYLDQQYISVDGVETKFVKGVIGIFGHGNVTGIGEALERSPGSLTYMQGKNEQGMVHTAAAYAKQKNRRQIYACTTSIGPGALNMITAAATATVNRIPVLLLPGDNFATREPDPVLQQLEVSGDYTISATDPFKAVSKYWDRIVRPEQLMIAATQAMRVLTDPAETGAVTLALPQDVQAEAYDYPESFFARKVHYLDRRPPVQAAIERAAQQIARGRKPLIIAGGGVLYAEASMQLAEFAEAFGIPVAETQAGKSALPWSHPLNVGAIGVTGSLAANRLAREADVVIGVGTRFSDFTTASRSAFQHPEATFININLNGMDAAKLGGEAILADAREGLQALQIALQERQYRSGYGTSEIAELRDEWNTEVDRLYGLQHESGLAQTTAVGIVNRTIDPSSVIVCAAGSLPGDLHRLWRAAAPKTYHMEYGFSCMGYEVSGAFGAALAEPDREVYAMVGDGSYLMLHSELVTSLQEQKKMTILLFNNNGFQCIHNLQREHGSDGFGNEFRYRESESGRLTGDYMPMDFAAHARSLGAKAYKAETAEQLEQAIRDARNETVTTLIEIPVVPGTNAGGYESWWNVGVPEVSTEEKVVTAHHAMQINRGKAKLV; translated from the coding sequence ATGAAAACAATTAGACTGACCATGGCTCAGGCACTGCTCCGATACCTAGATCAGCAATATATTTCGGTTGATGGGGTGGAAACCAAGTTTGTGAAGGGTGTCATCGGCATTTTTGGACACGGCAACGTAACTGGCATTGGGGAAGCACTGGAGCGCAGCCCGGGAAGCCTGACGTATATGCAGGGCAAAAATGAACAGGGCATGGTTCATACAGCAGCGGCCTATGCCAAGCAGAAGAACCGCAGACAGATATATGCGTGTACCACATCCATTGGTCCCGGTGCACTGAACATGATTACCGCAGCGGCAACAGCAACGGTCAATCGGATTCCTGTTTTATTGCTTCCAGGTGATAACTTTGCCACGCGTGAGCCAGATCCCGTTTTGCAACAACTGGAGGTCAGCGGGGACTATACAATTTCAGCCACTGATCCGTTTAAGGCGGTCAGCAAATACTGGGATCGTATCGTGCGTCCCGAACAGCTGATGATCGCTGCCACGCAGGCAATGCGTGTGCTGACGGACCCGGCAGAGACAGGCGCAGTAACGCTGGCGCTGCCGCAGGATGTGCAGGCAGAGGCGTACGATTACCCTGAATCGTTCTTCGCCCGTAAGGTGCATTACCTGGACCGTCGCCCCCCGGTTCAGGCTGCTATTGAACGGGCAGCGCAGCAGATTGCCCGGGGTAGGAAGCCGCTGATCATTGCAGGCGGCGGTGTGTTGTATGCCGAGGCATCTATGCAGCTGGCTGAATTCGCCGAGGCATTTGGCATTCCGGTTGCCGAGACGCAGGCTGGCAAGAGTGCTTTGCCGTGGAGCCACCCACTTAATGTGGGGGCCATCGGCGTTACCGGCTCCCTGGCTGCCAATAGGCTCGCCAGGGAAGCGGATGTAGTGATCGGCGTCGGAACCCGGTTTTCGGATTTTACGACGGCGTCCCGGTCTGCTTTTCAACATCCTGAAGCGACTTTCATCAATATAAACTTGAACGGCATGGATGCTGCCAAACTGGGTGGTGAGGCAATTCTGGCGGATGCACGGGAAGGTTTGCAAGCTTTGCAAATCGCTTTACAGGAACGGCAATACCGCAGCGGTTACGGAACATCCGAGATCGCCGAACTGCGGGATGAATGGAACACCGAAGTGGATCGGCTCTATGGGCTACAACATGAGTCGGGGCTGGCACAGACCACCGCGGTCGGTATCGTGAACCGGACCATTGACCCTTCTTCCGTCATTGTGTGTGCAGCAGGAAGTTTACCTGGAGATTTACACCGTCTGTGGCGTGCGGCTGCACCGAAAACATACCACATGGAGTACGGCTTTTCCTGTATGGGCTATGAGGTGAGCGGGGCATTCGGGGCGGCTCTCGCTGAGCCGGATCGTGAAGTCTATGCCATGGTGGGTGATGGCAGCTACCTAATGCTGCATTCTGAACTGGTGACGAGCTTGCAGGAACAGAAGAAAATGACCATTTTGCTATTTAACAACAATGGATTCCAGTGCATTCATAATCTGCAGCGAGAGCATGGGAGTGATGGGTTCGGCAATGAGTTTCGCTATCGGGAATCGGAGAGTGGAAGACTTACCGGGGATTACATGCCTATGGATTTTGCGGCACATGCCCGCAGCCTGGGAGCCAAAGCCTACAAGGCAGAGACGGCAGAGCAGTTAGAGCAAGCGATCAGGGATGCACGGAATGAGACTGTGACCACACTGATCGAAATTCCGGTTGTGCCTGGAACCAATGCAGGCGGATATGAGTCGTGGTGGAACGTGGGCGTACCAGAGGTATCCACCGAGGAAAAGGTGGTAACTGCACATCACGCAATGCAGATAAATCGAGGGAAAGCCAAGCTCGTTTAA
- the iolE gene encoding myo-inosose-2 dehydratase produces the protein MNKLPFQLGIHPINWVGEDVKEHGDATTCEQILDDIQRLGLTGTEMGRKYPTNPDLLREELGKRNIRLVSQWKSVLFSDPAYRQSELDSYRRHAEFLQSMGSTVISTAEVGGSLHFDPRRTPHENEVLRLNKSEWEILAEGLNEAGAIAREYGLKLTYHHHGGTVVEQPEEIDKLMGLTDPSLVYLLYDTGHAYYGGADPLTLLRKHYDRIAYIHLKDIRPQVLDEARAEQSDFVGCIRRGVFTVPGDGCIDFAPILQELITRGYDGWAMLEGEQDPAIHNPYEYARRSLQYMESLNP, from the coding sequence ATGAACAAGCTGCCATTTCAGCTCGGGATTCATCCGATCAACTGGGTCGGAGAGGATGTAAAGGAGCATGGTGATGCAACAACATGTGAACAGATTCTCGATGATATTCAACGCCTCGGACTAACCGGTACGGAGATGGGACGTAAATATCCCACCAATCCAGACTTATTGCGGGAGGAACTAGGCAAGCGGAACATACGCCTCGTTTCCCAGTGGAAATCGGTATTGTTCTCCGACCCGGCGTATCGTCAGTCTGAGCTGGACAGCTACCGAAGACATGCTGAATTTCTGCAATCGATGGGCAGTACGGTGATTAGCACCGCAGAAGTGGGAGGGTCCCTGCATTTTGATCCAAGGCGGACACCGCATGAAAATGAAGTGCTGAGACTCAATAAATCCGAATGGGAAATTCTTGCTGAGGGATTGAACGAAGCAGGAGCCATTGCCCGTGAGTACGGGTTGAAGCTGACATATCACCATCACGGCGGCACGGTAGTCGAGCAGCCGGAGGAAATCGATAAACTGATGGGGCTGACTGACCCATCGCTTGTTTATTTGCTCTATGACACAGGCCATGCCTACTACGGTGGAGCCGACCCGCTAACGCTCTTGCGCAAACATTATGACCGGATTGCCTATATCCACCTTAAGGATATCCGTCCACAAGTTCTGGACGAAGCGCGAGCTGAACAGTCCGATTTTGTTGGCTGCATTCGTAGAGGGGTATTCACGGTCCCTGGAGATGGCTGTATTGATTTTGCACCGATTCTGCAGGAACTAATTACCCGGGGGTATGATGGCTGGGCAATGCTTGAAGGGGAGCAGGACCCGGCGATTCACAATCCGTATGAGTATGCGCGGCGATCCTTGCAATATATGGAGTCCTTGAACCCATAG